A part of Thermomicrobiales bacterium genomic DNA contains:
- a CDS encoding PRC-barrel domain-containing protein gives MGDEIAKGKIPANAPHLYQLENLPVYSAVEALRWKVMIGTDGERIGTIESLERDEDTDIVEFLQVGRGGFLGFGAERFLVPVTAIVRVDEKNVYIDRPLHVVAGAPEYDYERINDPDYCAGVRAWWCMPVEIDVSRTESGTSTGTI, from the coding sequence ATGGGAGACGAGATTGCGAAGGGTAAGATCCCGGCAAATGCGCCCCATCTGTATCAGCTCGAGAACTTGCCAGTTTATTCCGCTGTCGAAGCGCTGCGCTGGAAGGTGATGATCGGGACAGACGGCGAACGCATTGGCACGATCGAGAGCCTGGAACGCGATGAGGACACAGACATCGTCGAGTTCTTGCAGGTTGGGCGAGGCGGGTTTCTCGGCTTTGGCGCCGAGCGGTTTCTGGTGCCGGTCACGGCCATCGTGCGGGTCGACGAAAAGAACGTCTATATCGATCGTCCGCTGCACGTCGTTGCTGGCGCGCCCGAATACGACTACGAACGTATCAACGACCCTGACTATTGCGCGGGGGTTCGCGCCTGGTGGTGCATGCCGGTCGAGATCGATGTGTCAAGAACAGAGTCTGGAACAAGCACCGGAACGATCTGA
- a CDS encoding cupredoxin domain-containing protein: MSVVRPSIRLRAFAVIVGFALALAASYAIWMSVSAADATPPASSGCAKASETKGAPAGTPEAGASCIENSMHDIYFGANLLTIPANTDVKVIFDNAGAAEHTFVLSDHNNKDVKNLDIKLSVQPGKSGEVTINAPAGTYYFWCDIPGHEPAGMWGILKVTDNGPITAQSVDNPKEA; the protein is encoded by the coding sequence ATGTCCGTTGTTCGTCCGTCCATCCGGCTGCGCGCGTTCGCGGTGATTGTCGGATTCGCTTTGGCGCTTGCCGCATCCTATGCCATCTGGATGTCTGTTTCCGCCGCCGACGCCACGCCTCCAGCGAGCTCGGGATGCGCCAAGGCATCGGAAACAAAAGGGGCGCCCGCCGGAACTCCGGAAGCCGGCGCGTCGTGCATCGAAAACAGCATGCATGACATCTACTTCGGCGCGAACCTGCTCACGATTCCCGCCAATACGGATGTGAAGGTGATCTTCGACAACGCCGGCGCAGCGGAACACACCTTCGTGCTCAGCGATCACAACAACAAGGACGTCAAGAACCTCGACATCAAGTTGTCCGTCCAACCGGGAAAGTCCGGCGAGGTCACGATCAATGCCCCCGCAGGAACCTACTACTTCTGGTGCGATATTCCCGGCCATGAACCAGCCGGAATGTGGGGCATTCTGAAAGTCACAGACAACGGACCGATCACGGCACAGAGTGTCGACAATCCGAAGGAAGCGTAA
- a CDS encoding PRC-barrel domain-containing protein, which translates to MGAISCFTDIGQDELELLYESTVISRDGVRLGTVIDLVRRNGDVIGFEVSGGGIFGSGAGHFRLPVNSIVRIDDLTVHVTRESRQFG; encoded by the coding sequence GTGGGCGCCATTTCCTGTTTCACCGATATCGGACAAGACGAGCTGGAGTTGCTCTACGAGAGCACCGTCATTTCCCGCGATGGCGTCCGCCTGGGTACGGTCATCGATCTGGTGCGGCGCAACGGCGATGTCATAGGGTTCGAGGTGAGCGGTGGAGGTATTTTCGGCAGTGGCGCGGGGCACTTCCGCTTGCCGGTCAACTCGATTGTGCGGATCGACGATTTGACTGTCCACGTCACGCGTGAGAGCCGCCAATTCGGGTAG